One genomic region from Arthrobacter sp. YN encodes:
- a CDS encoding Ig-like domain-containing protein, protein MGNQPGVVRECDGGLLPELREELYQKVFGEDGLNLNIARYNVGGGNASDVANYLNDGSAVEGWWKPVAEAQPGQPASNLYNPDGTVDKTQANKLAFLNEWDPDDPASYNPDADKNQRWWVERLAADQQITHWEAFSNSPPWFMTKSGYVSGQVNTAKGENLLPEAEAKFAAYMRNAVELLEKGSGITVDTIDPFNEPNSGYWGTDINAATGKPPTTYTQKQEGALIYPAAQDRVTRLLADELKKGSTDAVISAMDETDPSKFMTNWNGYSQEAKDAVAQLNVHTYGTNDRRRVRDLAGSTDKPLWMSEVGGFWTGNPVLGDSTSGWDRSNITNGLGIAGRMVNDLRELDPNAWVFWQPVEDTYKQEKADKGWGSIYIDFDCNYEGREGFSNRRINDGASQEQAKCKVLTNQKYNTTRNFTHYIRPGDFLIQNDNAKTASALRADGNGATLVHFNDTPTAEKVTIDLSRFGSIAPGAKVTPVVTTKSPLDDIEKNALVKGAPVAVDTAAKSATLDVPAASVVTFVVDGVSGVSDDAAPVQDGHSYHLSGEASGKYLTGRSNGSASIEEMGTDAAGVAPQMWTFNAVSTEDEFANDRRWVLTNKDGRVLTGNGGVLNGSQSGAASLSTLTLEQAKANPSAQWIVTTENGKQWSLVNAGAAIALQVSGNQTAAGTSVALASSTGTTATALANPHQAWAFTDIADLKLLGVSPVELSTPVGTAPVLPATVTPVYEAGPGKQLAVTWAPVDPSSWQKAGKVTVYGSGVDPYGQTFEAVLTVTVGSYIATDPVSVTVGTGSSVASIQALAPASVPGQIADGPARNPLAVTWDWSAVSESALQNPGTVTVPGTANGLPATLTIIVVDRVPVANICKDDPTTTAIASYTEGSYIAKNTCDANASTRWSNWVSGGRAGDILSYTFSRDYTVSSVTVTSAEKAAASLKVQYQDASGTWKDTSAGTITGLSISSPTTVRFDPVTTRGIRVSFVTTASYTKVAEVAIAGSRLADAGLANLGRLLVNQASVVGFDPATTDYRVLSTSATPAVVGYPLDTNAKVTVQHSTVENPTAVITVTAPDGTTKEYRVTVSTGKDACKSDGWKTSPSPVFTNQGQCVSSFAAGK, encoded by the coding sequence GTGGGGAACCAGCCTGGTGTGGTTCGCGAATGCGACGGCGGGCTACTCCCCGAGCTGCGGGAGGAGCTGTACCAGAAGGTGTTCGGGGAGGACGGACTCAACCTCAACATCGCCCGCTACAACGTGGGCGGCGGAAATGCTTCAGACGTAGCCAATTACCTCAACGATGGCAGCGCTGTGGAGGGATGGTGGAAGCCAGTAGCTGAAGCGCAACCCGGCCAGCCGGCGTCGAACCTTTACAACCCGGACGGAACCGTGGACAAAACGCAGGCCAACAAGCTCGCGTTCCTGAACGAGTGGGATCCTGACGACCCCGCGTCCTACAACCCCGACGCCGACAAGAACCAGCGGTGGTGGGTGGAACGCCTCGCCGCAGACCAGCAGATCACCCACTGGGAGGCCTTCAGCAACTCCCCGCCGTGGTTCATGACCAAGAGCGGGTACGTATCCGGCCAAGTGAACACCGCCAAGGGTGAAAACCTCCTGCCCGAAGCGGAAGCCAAGTTCGCGGCCTACATGAGGAACGCCGTCGAGCTCCTCGAAAAAGGCAGCGGCATCACAGTGGACACCATCGATCCGTTCAACGAGCCGAACTCCGGCTACTGGGGCACGGACATCAACGCCGCCACCGGCAAGCCGCCCACCACATACACCCAAAAGCAGGAGGGTGCGCTGATCTATCCGGCCGCCCAGGACCGCGTGACCAGGCTGCTGGCCGATGAGCTCAAAAAGGGCAGCACGGACGCCGTCATCTCCGCGATGGACGAGACGGATCCCAGCAAGTTCATGACCAACTGGAACGGCTACAGCCAGGAAGCCAAGGACGCAGTTGCGCAGCTCAACGTCCACACCTACGGCACCAACGATCGTCGTCGGGTCCGCGACCTCGCCGGTTCCACCGACAAGCCGCTGTGGATGAGCGAGGTTGGCGGATTCTGGACCGGCAACCCGGTGCTCGGCGACTCCACCAGCGGCTGGGACCGCTCCAATATCACCAACGGACTGGGCATCGCCGGCCGCATGGTCAACGATCTCCGCGAACTCGACCCCAACGCGTGGGTCTTCTGGCAGCCTGTGGAGGACACGTACAAGCAGGAGAAGGCAGACAAGGGCTGGGGCTCCATCTACATCGACTTCGACTGCAATTACGAAGGCCGCGAAGGCTTCTCCAACCGCCGCATCAACGATGGCGCATCCCAGGAACAAGCCAAGTGCAAGGTCCTGACCAACCAGAAATACAACACCACCAGGAACTTCACCCACTACATCCGGCCTGGCGACTTCCTCATCCAGAACGACAACGCCAAGACGGCCAGCGCCCTCCGCGCCGACGGCAACGGCGCAACGCTGGTCCACTTCAATGACACCCCGACGGCGGAAAAGGTCACCATTGATCTCAGCCGCTTCGGCAGCATCGCGCCCGGCGCCAAGGTCACGCCCGTGGTCACCACCAAGTCGCCGCTGGATGACATTGAGAAGAATGCACTCGTCAAGGGCGCGCCAGTCGCCGTCGACACCGCGGCCAAGTCCGCGACGCTTGACGTTCCCGCCGCATCCGTGGTGACGTTCGTCGTCGACGGCGTCAGTGGAGTTTCGGACGATGCCGCGCCTGTGCAGGACGGCCACAGCTATCACCTCAGTGGTGAGGCGAGCGGCAAATACCTGACGGGCCGCTCCAATGGTTCTGCCTCAATTGAAGAAATGGGCACGGATGCTGCCGGTGTGGCTCCGCAGATGTGGACGTTCAACGCCGTGTCTACGGAAGATGAGTTTGCGAACGATCGTCGCTGGGTTCTTACAAACAAGGACGGCCGAGTGCTCACAGGCAACGGTGGAGTGCTGAACGGCAGCCAGAGCGGTGCGGCTTCACTGTCCACACTGACGTTGGAACAGGCCAAGGCCAATCCTTCTGCACAGTGGATAGTGACCACGGAGAACGGCAAACAGTGGTCCCTGGTGAACGCAGGTGCCGCGATTGCCCTGCAGGTTTCGGGCAACCAGACAGCGGCGGGTACGTCCGTGGCCTTGGCATCCTCAACCGGAACCACAGCAACAGCCCTGGCCAACCCACACCAGGCGTGGGCCTTCACCGACATAGCAGACCTCAAGCTCTTGGGAGTTTCCCCTGTTGAGCTGAGCACGCCCGTAGGGACGGCGCCGGTCCTGCCAGCCACGGTCACGCCCGTTTACGAGGCAGGCCCCGGCAAGCAGTTGGCCGTCACCTGGGCACCGGTGGATCCTTCCTCGTGGCAGAAGGCCGGCAAAGTAACGGTCTACGGTTCAGGGGTTGACCCGTACGGTCAAACCTTCGAAGCCGTTCTCACGGTCACGGTGGGCTCCTACATCGCCACGGACCCTGTTTCCGTGACCGTTGGAACCGGATCATCGGTGGCCTCCATACAGGCCTTGGCCCCGGCCAGCGTTCCTGGACAGATCGCCGATGGTCCCGCCCGGAACCCACTGGCCGTCACGTGGGACTGGTCCGCAGTGTCAGAGTCAGCTCTGCAAAACCCGGGAACCGTCACGGTGCCCGGAACCGCCAACGGCCTCCCGGCCACGCTGACCATTATTGTGGTGGACCGCGTTCCAGTAGCCAATATCTGCAAGGACGACCCCACCACCACGGCCATCGCAAGCTACACCGAGGGCTCCTACATCGCGAAGAACACCTGCGATGCCAACGCCTCCACGCGATGGTCCAACTGGGTGAGCGGCGGCCGTGCCGGTGACATCCTGAGCTACACCTTCAGCCGCGACTACACCGTTTCCTCCGTGACCGTCACGTCTGCGGAAAAGGCTGCGGCGAGCCTTAAAGTCCAGTACCAGGACGCCTCCGGAACATGGAAGGACACCTCCGCGGGAACCATTACGGGACTCTCCATCTCTTCACCGACCACCGTCCGTTTCGACCCCGTCACCACCCGTGGGATCAGGGTTTCGTTCGTGACCACGGCGTCGTACACCAAGGTCGCCGAAGTAGCCATCGCGGGTTCACGTTTGGCTGACGCCGGACTCGCAAACCTCGGGCGTCTCCTTGTCAACCAAGCGTCCGTCGTCGGATTCGACCCGGCGACCACCGACTACCGGGTGTTATCGACGTCGGCGACTCCCGCCGTCGTCGGCTACCCGCTGGACACCAACGCAAAGGTGACAGTTCAGCATTCCACCGTTGAGAACCCGACGGCGGTGATCACCGTGACGGCGCCGGACGGCACCACGAAGGAATATCGCGTGACTGTTTCTACCGGCAAGGACGCGTGCAAGAGCGATGGCTGGAAGACCAGTCCGTCGCCAGTGTTCACGAACCAGGGGCAGTGTGTGAGCAGCTTCGCGGCTGGGAAGTAG
- a CDS encoding GNAT family N-acetyltransferase, with amino-acid sequence MSQTDDRARFLAAYDQDLRTDAETPSALKVTQHGPVRLVTFMKGRGFVTYQDLGDADSQTIKRLVAEAVAYFRAEPDITRVEWKSRGHDHAPGLHEALIENGFTQDDSESIMIGEAQALSTAVPLPDGVTLRQVTDETDVRAMSAMQDEVFGEPVSDEMADALLRRLSLDDGMQLWVAEAEGQIVSAGRLEPVPGTTFAGIWGGATREEWRGRGIYRALTARRAQAALELGKTLIHSDSTEFSRPILERSGLLKVSTTTPYRWVRG; translated from the coding sequence ATGAGCCAAACCGACGATCGAGCACGCTTCCTCGCGGCATATGATCAGGACCTTCGCACCGACGCCGAGACTCCGAGCGCCCTCAAAGTGACCCAGCACGGCCCTGTGCGCTTGGTGACCTTCATGAAGGGGCGGGGCTTCGTCACGTACCAGGACCTCGGTGACGCGGATTCGCAGACCATCAAGCGGCTTGTCGCTGAGGCAGTCGCCTACTTCCGTGCTGAACCTGATATCACCAGGGTCGAATGGAAATCCCGCGGGCATGACCACGCGCCGGGTTTGCACGAAGCGTTGATCGAAAACGGCTTCACCCAGGATGATTCCGAGTCGATCATGATCGGTGAAGCCCAGGCCTTAAGCACAGCTGTGCCACTTCCCGACGGCGTGACCCTGCGGCAGGTCACGGACGAAACCGACGTGCGGGCCATGAGCGCGATGCAGGACGAGGTCTTTGGCGAGCCGGTCTCGGATGAAATGGCCGATGCCCTGCTGCGGCGCCTCTCCCTCGATGACGGAATGCAGCTCTGGGTGGCCGAAGCTGAAGGGCAGATCGTCAGCGCCGGACGCTTGGAGCCGGTGCCCGGCACAACCTTCGCGGGTATCTGGGGTGGGGCCACCCGAGAAGAGTGGCGCGGCCGGGGGATTTACCGGGCATTGACGGCCCGCCGTGCGCAGGCCGCACTCGAGCTGGGCAAGACCCTCATCCACAGCGACTCCACCGAATTCTCGCGCCCAATCCTGGAACGCTCCGGGCTGCTCAAAGTCTCGACGACGACGCCGTACCGCTGGGTGCGCGGCTGA
- a CDS encoding LacI family DNA-binding transcriptional regulator, translating into MSSEQTPEAGGKSLFSLQRRERLMEELRAHGAITVRDIAAKLGVSELTIRRDVNTLADEGLVSRVHGGATLPSPLDRSVAVGRPSAHSYSIGMVVPSLDYYWPQVISGARGEAEAQNLRILVRGSAYDAADNRRQVQALLDTQNIDGLIVAPDMGGEHGKELLRWLNALPIPVILAERRAPSEIPAHRLEWVATDHSFGAGMAVRHLWQEGHRMIGCLTDSTSPTSPHVVRGWKQALAALKIPLEKSIHEDSAKLDNGDRAKHFDHVLDLCRSTGTTAMLVHSDTQAVAFVQHCVDRGVDVPGSMAIVGYDDEVAYLAEPAISAVRPPKSYVGKVAVQLMAARLAEGRMRPVHRIDLNPELIVRESSVGAPRGLAGVVLEDSL; encoded by the coding sequence TTGAGTTCTGAACAGACCCCGGAAGCGGGCGGCAAGTCCCTCTTCTCCCTGCAACGCCGTGAACGGCTCATGGAGGAGCTGCGGGCGCATGGCGCCATCACCGTGCGCGATATTGCCGCGAAGTTGGGAGTCAGTGAACTGACCATCAGGCGCGATGTGAACACCCTCGCCGACGAAGGACTCGTGTCCCGCGTGCATGGCGGCGCCACGCTGCCCAGCCCGTTGGACCGTTCGGTGGCTGTGGGGCGGCCGTCCGCGCACAGCTACTCCATCGGTATGGTGGTTCCGTCGCTGGACTATTACTGGCCGCAAGTGATTTCGGGGGCGCGCGGCGAGGCCGAAGCGCAGAACCTCCGCATCCTGGTCCGTGGCTCCGCCTACGACGCCGCCGACAACCGGCGCCAGGTCCAGGCGTTGCTGGATACCCAGAACATCGACGGGCTGATCGTGGCCCCCGATATGGGCGGTGAACACGGGAAGGAGTTGCTGAGGTGGCTCAATGCCCTGCCCATTCCGGTGATCCTGGCCGAACGGCGGGCACCGTCGGAAATCCCCGCGCATCGTCTGGAGTGGGTCGCCACCGATCACTCCTTTGGCGCCGGGATGGCCGTGCGCCATCTGTGGCAGGAGGGGCACCGGATGATCGGATGCCTCACGGATTCCACCAGCCCCACCAGCCCGCATGTGGTCCGCGGTTGGAAACAGGCCCTTGCCGCGCTCAAGATTCCGCTGGAAAAGTCCATCCACGAGGACTCGGCCAAGCTGGACAACGGCGACCGCGCCAAGCACTTCGATCACGTCCTGGACCTGTGCCGTTCCACCGGAACAACGGCCATGCTGGTGCACTCGGACACCCAGGCTGTAGCGTTCGTGCAGCACTGCGTGGACCGGGGCGTGGATGTCCCAGGCAGCATGGCGATCGTTGGATACGACGACGAAGTGGCCTACCTGGCCGAGCCCGCCATCTCCGCGGTCCGGCCACCCAAAAGCTACGTCGGCAAGGTGGCGGTGCAGCTCATGGCTGCGCGCCTGGCCGAAGGAAGGATGCGCCCTGTGCATCGCATTGACCTGAACCCCGAGCTGATTGTGCGGGAATCCTCCGTAGGCGCACCGCGAGGGTTGGCTGGAGTCGTCCTGGAGGATTCACTCTGA
- a CDS encoding MFS transporter: MIGELGRRSSTALLIHSTLIQAVTFLVRPATTYRALELDVPGFALGLLAASYAVFPLLLALPIGGLVDRLGERRLMAIGAAVVLGCSAFLLFWGTSVPALVAGTALLGAGQLACVVGQQAVVANNAASSRLDSAFGYLTFAASLGQALGPLAISVVGGAAVRPNTQAIFLLATAMSLVMFLTTFVISSKVSRGRRTAKGGPKGSAAALLRTPGVIRALATSATVLAVVDLTVVYLPALGAERGLTAATVGLMLTVRAVFSMVSRLGLGSVSRKLGRMKLLILSLAISTGALAVAAVPMPEWLLFVVMAFLGLGLGIGQPLTMSWLSAQAPEGQRGRALALRLAGNRVGQVVLPSVIGVVAVGLGAAGVFLASAVAVGGTMLLLRGVRLDD; encoded by the coding sequence ATGATCGGCGAACTTGGAAGGCGTTCCTCCACGGCGCTGCTGATCCACTCGACGCTCATCCAGGCCGTCACGTTCCTGGTCCGTCCGGCCACCACGTACCGCGCGCTCGAATTGGATGTTCCGGGGTTCGCGTTGGGACTTCTCGCCGCGAGCTACGCTGTGTTTCCCCTGCTGCTCGCCCTGCCCATCGGCGGACTGGTGGACCGCCTCGGTGAGCGTCGGCTCATGGCGATCGGGGCCGCCGTCGTACTGGGTTGTTCCGCTTTTCTGTTGTTCTGGGGGACGTCAGTCCCTGCGCTTGTAGCGGGAACCGCGCTTCTGGGTGCCGGGCAGTTGGCCTGTGTGGTGGGGCAGCAAGCGGTGGTCGCGAACAACGCGGCTTCCTCGCGGCTGGACTCTGCTTTCGGGTACCTGACCTTCGCCGCGTCCTTGGGCCAGGCCTTGGGACCATTGGCCATTTCCGTGGTGGGCGGTGCTGCCGTTCGCCCGAACACGCAGGCGATCTTCCTCCTCGCGACTGCCATGAGCTTGGTGATGTTCCTGACCACGTTCGTGATTTCTTCGAAGGTCAGCCGAGGCAGGCGCACGGCCAAGGGCGGTCCCAAGGGCAGCGCGGCCGCACTCCTCAGGACTCCCGGCGTGATCCGCGCGTTGGCAACCAGCGCCACCGTGCTGGCCGTAGTGGACCTGACTGTTGTCTACTTGCCGGCACTCGGCGCCGAACGCGGCCTCACGGCGGCCACGGTGGGCCTGATGCTGACCGTCCGAGCGGTGTTCTCCATGGTTTCCCGGCTGGGTCTGGGCAGCGTGTCCCGCAAGCTGGGACGCATGAAGTTGCTGATCCTGAGCCTGGCCATCTCCACGGGGGCCCTGGCTGTGGCCGCCGTTCCGATGCCCGAGTGGCTGCTGTTTGTGGTCATGGCATTCCTCGGCCTCGGGCTGGGAATTGGCCAACCCCTGACGATGTCCTGGCTCTCGGCCCAAGCGCCGGAAGGCCAACGCGGGCGGGCGCTGGCCTTGAGGCTTGCCGGAAACAGGGTGGGCCAAGTGGTCCTGCCCAGCGTCATCGGTGTGGTGGCGGTAGGGCTTGGGGCGGCGGGCGTGTTCCTGGCCTCCGCGGTTGCTGTGGGCGGGACCATGCTGTTGCTGCGCGGTGTGCGGCTGGACGACTGA
- a CDS encoding DUF2264 domain-containing protein, with protein sequence MLLPPPDYQLSPFTGLTREHWCAYADHLLRSAHQFGTDDHANIHLPGANSRYGPRSDSLEAFARTFLLASFRMAGDPASTGWIAEWYAAGLDAGTNPANPDRWPTPGELGQAKVEAASLAVGLALTRDVLWDKLPERVQEQLIAWFETVIGEEYPPINWVWFQIVVETFLASVGGRYSDDDIDAGLAIHDSLYRGGGWFADGPERAYDHYVGWAFQVYPQLWSLMAPNDPRVAARKTLDGDRLADFLDDAAFLVGANGAPLIQGRSLIYRFAAAAPFWVGELSGHTRLAPGLSRRAASGMLDYFARHGSITEDGLLSIGWHGEFAGMKQAYSGAGSPYWAAKGMLGLALPADHRVWTAVEAPLPVEVADTQRLIAAPGWQVDGTRADGVVRIRNHATDHAVVGAVVADSPLYARIGYSTHTFPDLTAESVDNAVAFVDSAGRLTHRTGFEHLGSFAESGFQVGASRFTAHWIEPDPDAGPDHGSGVAGVATPGPSVTVVSVTRGSVELRLVRVSGAAGSSSGSALRIGGWPVDAASSVVSSVLPVPGFGVALDSSGTFVRSGAHPMGSELTIPWVGTSGTAHAGDYAAVVVLAGDGGASGTVGVTYADGHFEFPDGAFVSLSQLARFDA encoded by the coding sequence ATGCTTTTGCCGCCCCCGGATTACCAGCTCTCACCTTTCACCGGCCTGACCCGCGAGCACTGGTGTGCGTACGCGGATCACCTCCTGCGTTCGGCGCATCAGTTTGGCACCGACGATCACGCCAACATCCACCTGCCCGGAGCCAACAGCCGCTACGGCCCGCGGAGTGATTCGCTGGAGGCGTTCGCACGGACATTCCTGTTGGCCTCGTTCCGGATGGCGGGCGACCCTGCCAGCACGGGCTGGATCGCCGAGTGGTACGCCGCCGGTCTCGACGCTGGAACCAACCCCGCCAACCCGGACCGGTGGCCGACGCCTGGTGAGCTGGGGCAGGCGAAGGTAGAAGCGGCGTCGTTGGCTGTTGGCCTGGCGCTGACCCGCGACGTCCTGTGGGACAAGCTGCCGGAGCGCGTGCAGGAGCAGCTCATCGCGTGGTTCGAGACCGTGATCGGCGAGGAATATCCGCCCATCAACTGGGTTTGGTTCCAGATTGTGGTGGAGACGTTCCTGGCATCCGTGGGCGGCCGGTACTCGGACGATGACATCGACGCCGGACTCGCCATCCACGACTCGCTGTACCGGGGCGGTGGCTGGTTCGCGGACGGTCCCGAGCGGGCCTACGACCACTACGTGGGCTGGGCATTCCAGGTGTATCCGCAGCTCTGGTCGTTGATGGCGCCTAACGATCCGCGCGTTGCCGCCCGTAAAACGCTCGACGGCGACCGGCTGGCTGATTTCCTGGACGACGCCGCGTTCCTTGTTGGCGCGAACGGTGCACCGCTCATTCAAGGCCGGAGCTTGATCTACCGGTTCGCGGCCGCCGCGCCATTCTGGGTAGGGGAGTTGTCCGGGCACACGCGCTTGGCCCCCGGTCTTTCGCGGCGTGCGGCCTCTGGGATGCTCGACTACTTTGCCCGGCATGGCTCCATCACCGAGGACGGGTTGCTGTCCATCGGCTGGCACGGCGAGTTCGCGGGCATGAAGCAGGCCTACTCCGGCGCGGGGTCACCGTATTGGGCCGCCAAGGGGATGCTCGGGCTCGCGCTGCCTGCGGATCACCGGGTGTGGACCGCGGTGGAGGCTCCCTTGCCCGTTGAGGTTGCCGACACGCAGCGGCTGATTGCGGCGCCGGGATGGCAGGTTGATGGGACTCGTGCCGACGGCGTGGTCCGGATCCGGAACCACGCCACGGATCACGCCGTTGTTGGTGCTGTGGTGGCTGACTCACCGCTGTATGCGCGGATCGGGTATTCCACCCACACGTTTCCCGACCTCACGGCGGAGTCCGTGGACAATGCGGTGGCGTTCGTTGATTCCGCCGGCCGGCTCACGCATCGGACAGGTTTTGAGCATCTCGGGTCCTTTGCCGAGAGTGGCTTCCAGGTTGGCGCGTCCCGGTTCACCGCCCACTGGATTGAACCCGACCCCGACGCCGGTCCCGATCATGGCAGCGGCGTCGCGGGCGTTGCGACTCCCGGGCCCTCGGTCACCGTGGTTTCAGTGACGCGTGGGTCAGTGGAGCTGCGGCTGGTGCGTGTTTCCGGGGCTGCCGGTTCTTCCTCGGGGAGTGCCTTGCGGATCGGCGGCTGGCCGGTGGATGCTGCGTCTTCGGTGGTCAGCTCTGTGCTGCCGGTGCCAGGTTTCGGCGTGGCGTTGGATTCGTCCGGGACGTTCGTCCGCTCCGGCGCACACCCCATGGGGTCGGAACTCACCATTCCCTGGGTGGGAACCTCGGGCACCGCGCACGCCGGCGACTACGCCGCCGTCGTCGTCCTCGCCGGCGACGGAGGTGCTTCGGGGACCGTGGGCGTTACCTATGCCGATGGCCACTTCGAATTCCCGGACGGCGCTTTCGTGAGCCTCTCGCAGCTTGCCCGTTTCGACGCCTAG
- a CDS encoding GntR family transcriptional regulator encodes MAEQPRNTGAHLVYGELKRRILSLELKPGERIYEPAMATALHVSRTPLREAIRRLISESLLEQQSTGGVLVPALDEKVISELYDVRAALESLMAREACANATAADLEELRGILARNAAMVEFADEAMKYGVALHAAIARIAGNSWAQRFHEQIASQVERYRYFTNNAPERRDEALANHRLLVEAIASKDAEKAAKVAFDHVIGARDETLRVISSSGLVVE; translated from the coding sequence ATGGCAGAACAACCACGAAACACGGGGGCGCACCTTGTCTACGGCGAGTTGAAGCGCCGGATCCTTAGCCTCGAGCTGAAGCCGGGTGAGCGCATCTACGAACCTGCCATGGCCACTGCCTTGCACGTCAGTCGCACGCCCCTTCGCGAAGCCATCCGACGCCTGATTTCCGAGAGCCTGCTGGAGCAGCAATCCACCGGAGGAGTCCTGGTTCCCGCGCTGGATGAGAAGGTGATTTCCGAGCTGTACGATGTTCGCGCAGCGTTGGAGTCCCTGATGGCACGGGAGGCCTGCGCCAACGCCACCGCCGCGGACCTGGAAGAACTCCGCGGGATACTGGCACGCAATGCTGCCATGGTGGAGTTCGCCGACGAGGCCATGAAGTACGGGGTTGCCCTGCATGCTGCGATCGCCAGGATCGCTGGGAACTCCTGGGCCCAGCGCTTCCATGAACAGATCGCCAGCCAGGTTGAGCGCTACCGATACTTCACCAACAACGCCCCCGAACGCCGCGATGAAGCACTCGCCAATCACCGGCTCTTGGTCGAAGCGATAGCTTCAAAGGATGCGGAGAAGGCAGCCAAGGTCGCCTTCGATCATGTCATCGGCGCCCGGGATGAGACCTTGCGGGTCATCTCCAGCTCCGGCCTCGTGGTCGAATGA